A single genomic interval of Coccidioides posadasii str. Silveira chromosome 1, complete sequence harbors:
- the CYR1 gene encoding cysteinyl-tRNA synthetase (EggNog:ENOG410PGS1~COG:T~BUSCO:123at33183), with protein sequence MTSRSHSGSRRPSSVFDDVPHAPYLSGSPDVSPTDRRSPYGFQSNRKALAVLGTSDYPVSTMPRNNPSSASNRPKPPALHAVPPSPSSPPPTSANHGTFFNDSSEFDDTSPSPRPTTSHSVASNSPDLVYDDGGRRPSIASIATGSSGGSRSTGSARFHKRLQGFFGEEYQDGASMERSISNRVPSIVHSRDRHNSLNSANTLERRPSPSLSAPRTPLPSSEVTPWEFQDFSDIPQLGDAPVREEPTESSARYTASNATVRPRHRFHLPGHRHNISKEDQSSAGSSRPSTSRENLNPSRTLKDHALGISTPMSMSTTTLGARSSSPTPSAQSAGLRDPGQLSPRAPTPKRSLFDKIRRPKGQGVSLLKHLPSSSSILQEPLKGSKRLRAEMSPGSRSRNGSVEAMGPGRQWEYIDYDRKKEPYGRSGPSKLRHGRLPFSHDSGPSKDADKHEREMFEGERVFLDTNLGDMEGIIRKPRPGSPTDTGGIFTGVDHADKNFRTVLDTPAAGDWHAPESWAVKKPSDDIVSRLPELAEDDASLSVDEDGHPYCVRVFRIDSTFATLSAGLNTTVTEILEMLGRKSFLQDDLNNYDIVMRKNDLSRRLDHGERPILMQKRLLEQAGYQSSDRVADIGREDNSYLVRFTFLPTKLGIYSSLDSELAFNENQKFSHLDLQSKSLVTIPIKLYKKAPEIISLNLSRNLALDVPKDFIQSCINLREIKFMSNEAWRLPASFSLANRLTYLDISNNCLEQLEHAELHNLRGLVSLKMANNKLSSLPSYFGDFPSLRSLNISSNNFQYFPEFLCNLESLVDLDISFNQITQLSNIGRLQALERLWVTNNALTGELGETFKLLVNLKEIDARFNDITGIDNLTQLPRLETLLIGHNSVSSFYGSFVKLRTLVMDHCPVTDFHLTAPVPTLQSLNIASAKLVQFKDTLFTSMPNLMKLYLNKNHFVTLSPYIGYLRRLEHFTMAKNPLSQLPPTIGCLTELRTLNLRECNLKRLPGEIWYCLRLEILNVSSNVLDTFPKPATSPPQLPTAEVQTNGTSASTPGLYGSPSYEELGKLEGFEARRPSQASGGYLSAGSPPPDAPRKLSVTSLGGRQQSVASRSGTDGSRKDSTFSQRMSSTFAGSLRQLYLADNRLEDDLFHQLVLLPELRVLNLSYNELTELPPGVLRRLQFLSELHLSGNELSALPSDDLEESSNLKTLYLNANKFQVLPAELCKINKLAVLDVGSNSLKYNVSNWPYDWNWNWNHNLRYLNFSGNKRFEVKPSSSYASGVGNINGTDLTNFNSLSYIRVLGLMDVTLTIKNVPEETEDRRVRTSASASGLISYGVADTLGKNEHLSMIDMVVPRFRGNSMEAIIGMFDGNSSLSGGSKIAKFLHENFPSTFASELNKLRTYKDEEADDALRRAFLALNKDLATAAHKSLDERESRHWDRVSGIGKVLNQDDVRSGAVATILYLRNMDLFVANVGNAQAVLVQSNGQHKFLTRNHDPAETSERQRIRKAGGYVSRNGKLNDRLSVSRAFGYFHMIPAVMAAPDTLKVTLTSQDEMIIMASGELWDYVTPDVVVDVARAERSDLMIASQKIRDLAMSYGASNKLMVMIAGVSDLKRRQRNKFTRSANIPMGPTTPLTDDSILLTSKRVKRPRDAPSDSRLARLDRVEAPTGELAIVFTDIKKSTSLWETYPIAMRSAIQIHNELFRRQLSLTGGFEVKTEGDAFMVSFSTATAALLWCFACQTQLLDAPWPTEILDSPACKERFDAEGNRIYRGLSVRMGMHWGQPVCERDPVTGRMDYFGPMVNRASRISAVADGGQIFVSSDFVAEIQRTLEAFADYERSSSTGSEDAWPDELLNNSIRNDLYQLSTQGFEVKDLGERKLKGLENPEFVYLMYPHSLAGRLAYQPDLSEERNEMPVPGTLGRNSKLNIEADQFWRLMKISLRLEAFCSALENPNASTLIEPDINLINAIKARGGEITDASVLNLLEHQVARIETCTNTLAIRHMMRPFRPGDSLEDHAVPMIELIKQLQAQLAEFRALKEQIDVVNSSISIPPSPNGNPIHRAVFLGNDQTSSTPTIVDLSCENCSEDSDVMCFREM encoded by the exons ATGACAAGCAGGTCGCATTCTGGTTCACGACGTCCTTCATCGGTATTTGACGATGTCCCGCATGCTCCTTATCTCTCCGGATCCCCCGATGTATCGCCAACAGATCGGCGATCTCCCTACGGGTTTCAAAGCAACAGAAAAGCTCTTGCTGTACTAGGTACATCCGATTATCCTGTGAGCACAATGCCGCGAAATAATCCTTCGTCAGCAAGCAACCGTCCTAAACCCCCTGCTCTTCATGCCGTACCCCCTTCTCCGTCGTCCCCGCCTCCGACTAGCGCTAATCACGGGACGTTTTTCAATGATTCGTCTGAATTCGATGACACTTCCCCATCCCCTCGTCCAACCACTTCGCATTCCGTTGCGAGCAATTCGCCTGACTTGGTTTATGATGATGGTGGCCGAAGACCCTCAATCGCGAGTATCGCGACCGGTAGTAGTGGAGGTTCAAGGTCTACGGGCAGTGCGCGATTTCATAAGCGGTTACAAGGCTTTTTTGGTGAGGAATATCAGGATGGCGCATCTATGGAGCGATCTATATCGAACCGGGTTCCTAGCATCGTTCATAGCCGGGATCGGCACAACTCGCTGAATTCCGCCAATACTCTGGAGCGGCGGCCTTCCCCCAGCCTCTCCGCACCTCGAACACCCCTTCCTTCCAGTGAAGTTACCCCCTGGGAATTCCAAGACTTCAGTGATATCCCCCAGCTTGGAGATGCTCCTGTGCGCGAGGAGCCTACAGAATCTAGCGCGAGATATACAGCTAGCAACGCCACCGTGCGGCCAAGGCATCGTTTCCATCTCCCGGGACACCGCCATAACATTAGCAAAGAGGATCAAAGTAGTGCTGGTTCTTCTCGACCATCCACGAGCCGCGAAAATCTCAATCCTTCGCGCACATTGAAGGATCACGCCCTGGGTATTTCAACTCCTATGAGCATGTCGACAACGACCCTTGGCGCCCGCTCGAGCAGCCCGACTCCTAGTGCCCAAAGTGCTGGCCTTCGTGACCCAGGCCAGCTCTCACCCCGCGCTCCCACTCCTAAAAGATCCCTTTTCGATAAGATACGAAGACCAAAAGGCCAAGGCGTCTCTTTGTTAAAACACCTCCCAAGCTCTTCCAGTATACTGCAAGAACCCCTGAAAGGATCGAAGCGCCTAAGAGCCGAGATGTCCCCAGGATCGCGCTCCAGGAATGGAAGTGTCGAGGCTATGGGGCCTGGAAGGCAATGGGAATATATTGATTATGATCGAAAGAAGGAGCCTTACGGCAGATCTGGCCCTAGTAAGTTGCGACATGGCCGATTGCCATTTTCTCATGATAGTGGGCCAAGTAAAGACGCCGATAAACACGAGCGCGAGATGTTTGAAGGGGAACGGGTCTTTTTGGATACCAATCTCGGTGATATGGAAGGCATTATCCGAAAACCACGTCCCGGGTCACCGACAGACACCGGAGGTATTTTCACTGGCGTTGACCACGCTGACAAAAACTTCCGAACCGTTCTCGACACGCCTGCCGCTGGTGACTGGCACGCTCCAGAGAGTTGGGCAGTGAAAAAGCCAAGCGACGACATCGTTAGTCGGCTTCCTGAGCTGGCGGAGGACGATGCGAGTTTGTCAGTGGATGAGGATGGCCATCCCTACTGCGTCCGTGTCTTTCGAATCGATTCCACTTTTGCCACGCTATCTGCCGGTCTCAATACTACTGTCACTGAGATTCTTGAAATGCTTGGTCGCAAGTCCTTCCTTCAAGATGATTTGAACAACTACGATATAGTAATGCGGAAGAATGACCTTTCCAGGAGATTGGATCATGGAGAGAGACCGATTCTTATGCAGAAACGGCTTCTCGAACAAGCCGGATACCAATCTTCCGATCGAGTTGCAGATATAGGACGAGAAGATAATAGTTACCTTGTCCGCTTCACCTTCCTCCCCACGAAGCTGGGTATATATTCCAGTCTTGATTCGGAATTAGCGTTTAATGAGAATCAGAAATTCAGCCACCTCGACCTCCAAAGCAAGAGTCTTGTCACGATTCCCATTAAATTATATAAAAAAGCGCCGGAGATCATATCGCTGAATTTGTCGAGGAACCTAGCGCTCGACGTTCCCAAGGACTTTATTCAGAGCTGTATCAACCTGCGCGAAATCAAGTTCATGAGCAACGAAGCGTGGCGTCTACCTGCCAGCTTTAGTTTGGCAAATCGATTGACATATCTGGATATCTCAAACAATTGCCTGGAGCAATTGGAGCACGCTGAGCTGCATAATTTACGTGGACTTGTGAGCTTGAAGATGGCGAATAACAAGCTTTCCTCGTTGCCTTCTTACTTTGGTGACTTTCCGTCGCTCAGAAGCCTGAACATTTCATCCAACAACTTCCAGTATTTCCCAGAATTTCTCTGCAACTTGGAGTCGCTGGTGGACCTGGACATAAGCTTCAACCAGATCACCCAGCTATCGAATATCGGGCGCCTACAAGCGTTGGAGAGACTTTGGGTCACCAACAATGCGTTGACCGGAGAGCTCGGAGAGACATTCAAGCTCCTTGTGAATCTGAAAGAGATTGATGCCCGGTTCAATGACATTACAGGGATTGACAACCTCACACAGTTGCCTCGACTGGAAACCCTTCTCATAGGCCATAATTCCGTCTCTTCGTTTTACGGCTCCTTCGTCAAACTGCGAACATTGGTGATGGACCATTGTCCCGTAACAGATTTCCATCTTACCGCCCCTGTGCCTACACTACAATCTCTTAACATCGCTTCAGCAAAGCTTGTGCAATTCAAGGATACTTTATTCACCAGTATGCCGAATTTGATGAAATTATACCTTAATAAAAACCATTTCGTCACATTATCTCCATATATTGGATATCTCCGCAGGCTTGAACATTTCACCATGGCGAAAAACCCCTTATCCCAGCTGCCACCAACTATTGGATGCCTAACTGAGTTAAGAACTTTGAATTTGAGGGAGTGTAATTTGAAAAGGCTCCCTGGGGAAATTTGGTACTGTCTCCGGCTCGAGATTCTAAATGTTTCGTCCAATGTTCTTGACACTTTTCCAAAGCCGGCAACTTCCCCTCCACAACTCCCAACGGCCGAAGTTCAGACTAACGGGACTTCCGCATCAACGCCCGGTCTATATGGCTCTCCTAGTTATGAGGAGCTTGGAAAATTGGAAGGGTTTGAGGCGCGAAGACCAAGTCAAGCTTCTGGAGGTTATCTCAGTGCGGGAAGCCCTCCTCCTGATGCTCCCAGGAAGCTGTCAGTCACATCACTTGGTGGCAGGCAACAGTCTGTGGCGTCTCGATCGGGAACTGATGGATCCAGAAAGGATTCTACATTTTCCCAGAGGATGTCGAGCACTTTTGCTGGCTCATTGAGGCAGCTATATCTTGCGGATAATAGGCTGGAAGATGATCTTTTCCACCAACTCGTATTATTACCCGAATTAAGGGTGTTGAATCTGTCATATAACGAATTGACAGAGCTCCCGCCAGGTGTTTTGAGACGCTTACAGTTTCTCTCGGAGTTGCATCTTTCTGGGAACGAGCTTAGTGCGTTACCTTCTGATGATCTCGAAGAATCCAGCAACCTCAAGACACTTTATCTCAATGCGAATAAGTTCCAGGTGCTCCCCGCTGAGCTCTGCAAGATCAATAAACTGGCAGTGTTGGATGTCGGCAGCAATTCGTTGAAGTATAACGTTTCAAATTGGCCATATGATTGGAATTGGAATTGGAACCATAACCTTCGATATCTCAATTTCTCTGGGAACAAGAGATTTGAGGTCAAACCGAGCTCGTCATATGCATCTGGTGTCGGCAATATCAATGGGACAGACTTGACAAATTTCAATTCCCTCAGCTACATTAGAGTGCTCGGGCTGATGGACGTCACGCTTACCATCAAGAACGTTCCCGAAGAGACGGAAGATAGGCGCGTTCGCACGTCGGCATCAGCTTCAGGGTTGATCTCCTACGGAGTGGCTGACACCCTTGGTAAAAATGAACATCTTTCTATGATTGATATGGTGGTCCCGCGCTTCAGGGGAAATTCGATGGAAGCCATCATTGGCATGTTCGATGGCAATTCATCCTTAAGTGGGGGGTCGAAAATTGCTAAATTCTTACATGAAAATTTCCCTTCGACGTTTGCAAGTGAGTTGAATAAACTACGAACGTACAAAGATGAAGAAGCAGACGATGCCTTGCGAAGGGCATTCTTGGCGCTCAACAAGGATTTGGCAACAGCGGCACACAAATCCTTGGACGAAAGGGAGTCTCGGCACTGGGACCGGGTTTCTGGCATCGGAAAGGTTCTCAACCAGGATGACGTGCGGTCCGGCGCCGTTGCGACAATACTCTATCTTCGAAATATGGACCTTTTTGTTGCTAACGTGGGGAATGCACAGGCTGTTTTGGTGCAGTCTAATGGCCAGCACAAATTTCTCACTCGAAACCACGACCCAGCTGAAACATCGGAGAGGCAACGCATAAGGAAAGCTGGTGGATATGTCTCCAGAAATGGAAAGCTGAACGACCGCTTATCCGTCTCGCGTGCGTTCGGCTACTTCCACATGATTCCCGCTGTAATGGCTGCACCAGACACTTTGAAAGTGACGTTGACCTCTCAAGACGAAATGATAATTATGGCGTCAGGAGAATTATGGGATTATGTTACTCCTGACGTTGTAGTTGATGTTGCACGAGCGGAGCGCTCCGACTTGATGATTGCATCTCAGAAGATCCGCGATTTAGCCATGTCTTACGGTGCAAGTAATAAACTAATGGTAATGATCGCTGGCGTGAGTGACCTGAAGCGACGTCAAAGGAACAAGTTTACGAGGAGCGCCAATATCCCTATGGGCCCAACCACTCCGTTGACCGATGATAGCATACTCCTCACCAGCAAGAGGGTCAAACGCCCTCGTGATGCACCAAGTGACTCAAGGCTAGCGAGGTTGGATCGTGTGGAAGCACCGACTGGAGAACTGGCTATCGTGTTTACCGATATTAAGAAATCTACCTCGCTATGGGAAACCTACCCCATTGCTATGAGATCTGCGATTCAGATACATAATGAATTGTTCAGACGACAGCTCAGTTTGACTGGTGGTTTTGAAGTCAAGACCGAAGGAGACGCGTTCATGGTCTCTTTTAGCACCGCAACTGCAGCATTGTTGTGGTGCTTCGCGTGCCAGACTCAGTTGCTGGACGCTCCCTGGCCCACTGAGATTCTCGATTCTCCGGCCTGCAAAGAACGATTTGATGCTGAGGGTAATCGAATATATCGTGGGCTATCGGTGAGAATGGGCATGCATTGGGGTCAGCCTGTATGTGAAAGAGATCCCGTGACGGGGCGTATGGATTATTTCGGGCCTATGGTCAACCGTGCGTCGCGTATTTCAGCAGTGGCAGATGGCGGCCAGATCTTTGTCTCATCGGACTTTGTGGCTGAAATTCAGCGGACGCTGGAAGCTTTCGCGGATTACGAGCGAAGCAGTTCAACAGGCTCAGAAGACGCTTGGCCTGATGAACTCTTGAACAATTCCATCCGAAATGATCTTTATCAGCTCAGCACTCAGGGCTTTGAGGTCAAGGATCTAGGCGAGCGCAAATTAAAAGGTCTTGAGAATCCGGAATTTGTGTATTTGATGTACCCGCATTCGCTAGCCGGCCGCCTAGCTTATCAACCCGATCTGTCGGAGGAGCGAAACGAAATGCCCGTGCCCGGAACTTTAGGGCGGAACTCGAAACTTAATATCGAGGCAGATCAGTTTTGGCGGTTGATGAAAATATCACTTCGGCTAGAGGCATTCTGCAGTGCTTTGGAAAATCCGAATGCGTCGACGTTGATAGAGCCTGATATCAACTTGATTAATGCGATCAAAGCTCGTGGCGGTGAGATCACCGATGCTTCTGTTTTGAACCTCCTTGAACACCAGGTCGCTCGTATTGAG ACATGTACGAACACCCTTGCCATCCGGCACATGATGCGGCCTTTTAGACCTGGCGATAGCCTTGAGGATCATGCTGTTCCCATGATCGAACTTATCAAGCAGCTTCAGGCTCAGCTAGCCGAGTTTAGAGCCTTGAAAGAACAGATCGACGTTGTGAATTCCAGCATATCTATTCCACCATCTCCAAATGGCAACCCCATACATCGCGCGGTTTTTCTAGGCAACGATCAAACATCGTCTACGCCCACCATTGTGGATCTTAGCTGTGAGAATTGCTCTGAGGACAGTGATGTTATGTGTTTCAGAGAAATGTAA
- the SRC1_1 gene encoding inner nuclear membrane protein enriched at telomere/subtelomere region (EggNog:ENOG410PHGI~COG:S~TransMembrane:2 (o332-349i547-566o)~BUSCO:4567at33183), with the protein MSSFDSGDELAYLMPGFDLNSLTVPRLRSILVSHDVPYPTSAKKAQLISIVESEVLPKAKQLLRQRDRIKRTSEGIIDMPSSQESMGEDESKTRRSKAPPATPSTRRGKSRPSTRQSTVEVDDNIPPPSTSRRRTTRSAAKHPRASDTEETGEDMTAIEATPRTTGRKLRKSEAYPTPHESTASLQETAVPVKYETRSASVFTDDNPFQSGSPVETPRARGVSSELRRKSTPRYSTPARAAADERRKRKSEFLASPSLKQEDGVRVPTRSTFDAPVFGLRSLKAEESEEDDLEPGEEFTPDEQLALTQAQATPRKPVVKRKPAKRGGGGTQAVSWFVIVTLLSAIGMWWRKEKIEIGYCGVGKPHWSLEGTKVPEWASVIEPKCEPCPQHAFCYSGLQATCEQDFVLKPHPLSLAGFIPLPPTCEPDSDKLRRVKVVTDKAVDELREQRAKYECGEVGKDGSKEVTSPEMTAAELKQRVSKSKRKGMSDEEFEELWRGALGEITGREEVMTATKGPASAKIITFSSSSLAKLSLVCAVKRHLRLSLLAYRLPILFLAFSISAVGYVRSRILAKRSDAARVPSLVSMTLDRLATQAALHARGEALEPWISVGQLRDDVLRDELKRSRREELWNRVKRIVEGNANVRAAVREGRGGDVSRVWEWIGGIKAIGGELESPTHRPEGSRVRFSLLPSETGGPAKEVSESREMKKWDEGRPVY; encoded by the exons ATGTCTAGCTTCGACAGTGGCGACGAGCTCGCCTATCTGATGCCAGGCTTCGACCTCAATTCTTTAACCGTACCGCGGCTTCGATCGATCCTTGTGAGCCATGACGTTCCTTATCCGACATCCGCAAAGAAGGCGCAGCTCATCAGCATCGTGGAATCCGAGGTCCTACCCAAGGCCAAGCAGCTCTTGCGCCAACGAGATCGCATCAAGAGAACGAGTGAAGGTATAATCGACATGCCCAGTAGTCAAGAGAGTATGGGAGAGGATGAAAGCAAGACTCGACGTTCAAAAGCCCCGCCAGCAACGCCGTCAACCAGAAGAGGCAAATCACGGCCCAGTACTCGACAATCCACTGTCGAGGTTGATGATAATATCCCACCACCGTCTACAAGCCGGAGAAGAACTACGAGGTCAGCTGCCAAACATCCACGTGCGTCTGACACCGAAGAAACCGGTGAAGATATGACCGCGATAGAAGCTACTCCTCGGACGACAGGGCGGAAATTAAGAAAGAGCGAAGCATATCCGACACCGCATGAATCCACGGCGTCTCTTCAGGAAACGGCTGTGCCGGTGAAGTATGAAACTCGAAGTGCCAGCGTCTTTACGGATGATAATCCCTTCCAGAGTGGATCGCCGGTGGAAACCCCCCGTGCTCGGGGGGTTAGTAGTGAACTAAGACGGAAGAGTACGCCAAGGTACTCCACACCAGCCAGAGCAGCAGCGGATGAAAGGAGGAAACGGAAGAGCGAGTTCTTAGCCTCTCCTAGTCTAAAGCAAGAGGACGGCGTCAGGGTACCAACCAGATCAACATTTGACGCACCTGTTTTCGGCCTTAGGTCTTTGAAGGCAGAGGAGTCTGAAGAAGACGATCTGGAGCCCGGAGAAGAGTTTACCCCTGATGAACAGCTCGCTTTGACGCAAGCACAAGCTACACCCCGAAAGCCAGTTGTGAAAAGAAAACCCGCGAAGCGGGGAGGAGGGGGAACACAAGCTGTGTCATGGTTCGTGATTGTTACGCTGCTATCCGCCATTGGCATGTGGTggaggaaggaaaaaatCGAAATAGGGTACTGCGGCGTTGGCAAGCCACACTGGTCTCTTGAAGGTACAAAGGTTCCCGAATGGGCCTCCGTAATAGAGCCAAAATGCGAACCTTGCCCACAACATGCCTTCTGCTACTCCGGTCTGCAAGCTACCTGCGAGCAAGATTTTGTCCTGAAACCACACCCATTGTCTCTAGCAGGCTTTATTCCTCTGCCGCCAACATGTGAACCGGACAGTGACAAACTGCGCCGGGTCAAGGTCGTTACAGACAAGGCTGTTGATGAATTGAGAGAACAGAGGGCCAAATATGAGTGTGGAGAGGTGGGCAAAGATGGTAGTAAGGAAGTCACCTCTCCTGAGATGACGGCCGCCGAACTAAAGCAACGAGTTAGCAAATCCAAACGGAAGGGAATGAGCGATGAAGAGTTTGAGGAACTTTGGAGGGGAGCTCTTGGTGAAATTACTGGTAGGGAGGAGGTGATGACAGCCACGAAAGG CCCAGCCTCAGCCAAGATCATCACGTTTAGTTCGTCATCCCTCGCAAAACTCTCCCTCGTCTGCGCCGTCAAGCGGCACCTCAGACTCTCTCTCCTCGCATATCGACTCCCTATTCTCTTTTTAGCGTTTTCCATATCTGCTGTTGGATATGTGCGCTCTCGCATTCTCGCTAAACGTTCCGATGCTGCGCGTGTTCCGTCCCTGGTCAGTATGACTCTCGATCGCTTGGCGACACAAGCCGCGTTACATGCTCGTGGAGAGGCACTGGAACCCTGGATTTCGGTCGGGCAACTCCGTGACGATGTTCTACGAGATGAACTGAAGAGAAGTCGGCGGGAAGAGCTTTGGAATCGAGTCAAGAGGATTGTGGAGGGAAATGCAAACGTGCGAGCAGCTGTGCGAGAAGGACGTGGGGGAGATGTGTCGAGGGTTTGGGAATGGATTGGGGGTATCAAGGCAATTGGCGGAGAGTTGGAATCCCCGACCCATCGACCAGAGGGTTCGAGAGTCCGGTTCTCATTGCTACCATCGGAAACAGGGGGGCCCGCGAAGGAGGTTTCTGAAAGTCGAGAGATGAAGAAGTGGGATGAAGGGAGACCGGTCTATTGA
- the SRC1_1 gene encoding inner nuclear membrane protein enriched at telomere/subtelomere region, variant 2 (EggNog:ENOG410PHGI~COG:S~TransMembrane:1 (o332-349i)): protein MSSFDSGDELAYLMPGFDLNSLTVPRLRSILVSHDVPYPTSAKKAQLISIVESEVLPKAKQLLRQRDRIKRTSEGIIDMPSSQESMGEDESKTRRSKAPPATPSTRRGKSRPSTRQSTVEVDDNIPPPSTSRRRTTRSAAKHPRASDTEETGEDMTAIEATPRTTGRKLRKSEAYPTPHESTASLQETAVPVKYETRSASVFTDDNPFQSGSPVETPRARGVSSELRRKSTPRYSTPARAAADERRKRKSEFLASPSLKQEDGVRVPTRSTFDAPVFGLRSLKAEESEEDDLEPGEEFTPDEQLALTQAQATPRKPVVKRKPAKRGGGGTQAVSWFVIVTLLSAIGMWWRKEKIEIGYCGVGKPHWSLEGTKVPEWASVIEPKCEPCPQHAFCYSGLQATCEQDFVLKPHPLSLAGFIPLPPTCEPDSDKLRRVKVVTDKAVDELREQRAKYECGEVGKDGSKEVTSPEMTAAELKQRVSKSKRKGMSDEEFEELWRGALGEITGREEVMTATKGNGHAYTAQPQPRSSRLVRHPSQNSPSSAPSSGTSDSLSSHIDSLFSF, encoded by the exons ATGTCTAGCTTCGACAGTGGCGACGAGCTCGCCTATCTGATGCCAGGCTTCGACCTCAATTCTTTAACCGTACCGCGGCTTCGATCGATCCTTGTGAGCCATGACGTTCCTTATCCGACATCCGCAAAGAAGGCGCAGCTCATCAGCATCGTGGAATCCGAGGTCCTACCCAAGGCCAAGCAGCTCTTGCGCCAACGAGATCGCATCAAGAGAACGAGTGAAGGTATAATCGACATGCCCAGTAGTCAAGAGAGTATGGGAGAGGATGAAAGCAAGACTCGACGTTCAAAAGCCCCGCCAGCAACGCCGTCAACCAGAAGAGGCAAATCACGGCCCAGTACTCGACAATCCACTGTCGAGGTTGATGATAATATCCCACCACCGTCTACAAGCCGGAGAAGAACTACGAGGTCAGCTGCCAAACATCCACGTGCGTCTGACACCGAAGAAACCGGTGAAGATATGACCGCGATAGAAGCTACTCCTCGGACGACAGGGCGGAAATTAAGAAAGAGCGAAGCATATCCGACACCGCATGAATCCACGGCGTCTCTTCAGGAAACGGCTGTGCCGGTGAAGTATGAAACTCGAAGTGCCAGCGTCTTTACGGATGATAATCCCTTCCAGAGTGGATCGCCGGTGGAAACCCCCCGTGCTCGGGGGGTTAGTAGTGAACTAAGACGGAAGAGTACGCCAAGGTACTCCACACCAGCCAGAGCAGCAGCGGATGAAAGGAGGAAACGGAAGAGCGAGTTCTTAGCCTCTCCTAGTCTAAAGCAAGAGGACGGCGTCAGGGTACCAACCAGATCAACATTTGACGCACCTGTTTTCGGCCTTAGGTCTTTGAAGGCAGAGGAGTCTGAAGAAGACGATCTGGAGCCCGGAGAAGAGTTTACCCCTGATGAACAGCTCGCTTTGACGCAAGCACAAGCTACACCCCGAAAGCCAGTTGTGAAAAGAAAACCCGCGAAGCGGGGAGGAGGGGGAACACAAGCTGTGTCATGGTTCGTGATTGTTACGCTGCTATCCGCCATTGGCATGTGGTggaggaaggaaaaaatCGAAATAGGGTACTGCGGCGTTGGCAAGCCACACTGGTCTCTTGAAGGTACAAAGGTTCCCGAATGGGCCTCCGTAATAGAGCCAAAATGCGAACCTTGCCCACAACATGCCTTCTGCTACTCCGGTCTGCAAGCTACCTGCGAGCAAGATTTTGTCCTGAAACCACACCCATTGTCTCTAGCAGGCTTTATTCCTCTGCCGCCAACATGTGAACCGGACAGTGACAAACTGCGCCGGGTCAAGGTCGTTACAGACAAGGCTGTTGATGAATTGAGAGAACAGAGGGCCAAATATGAGTGTGGAGAGGTGGGCAAAGATGGTAGTAAGGAAGTCACCTCTCCTGAGATGACGGCCGCCGAACTAAAGCAACGAGTTAGCAAATCCAAACGGAAGGGAATGAGCGATGAAGAGTTTGAGGAACTTTGGAGGGGAGCTCTTGGTGAAATTACTGGTAGGGAGGAGGTGATGACAGCCACGAAAGG TAACGGGCACGCATACACAGCCCAGCCTCAGCCAAGATCATCACGTTTAGTTCGTCATCCCTCGCAAAACTCTCCCTCGTCTGCGCCGTCAAGCGGCACCTCAGACTCTCTCTCCTCGCATATCGACTCCCTATTCTCTTTTTAG